Genomic window (Allostreptomyces psammosilenae):
GCGTCGAGATCCTCTCCGCGCGCGGCTACGACCTGCTGGACGACGCCATCGACTTCGGGCGCCACGTGATCCCGATCGTCCGCGAGGAGGTCGCCAAGCGGGACGCCGAACGCGCCCGGGCCGAGGCCGCGCCCGAGGCCGCCCCCGCCCCCTCCGCCGGCTGACCCCGCCCGGCCCCGTCCGGCCCGGCCCTGCCCGGCGAACCCCGTCCGGAAGTTCGCCCAACCCCGCGCACCGCACCATCCGCACCGGTCCCAGGAGGAAGCACCCCATGACCACCGACGTCCGCCCCGCCCAGTCGTCCACGGACGACGCCTTCGCCGCCGAGTGGGCCGACTGGCACGCCCGGCGCGAGGAGGAACTGCGCGCCCCGCACGGCTGGCTGTCCCTCACCGCCCTGCACTGGCTCGACGAGACCCCCGCCGAGTACCCGCCGCTGCCGGGCGAGTGGAGCGCCACCCCGGAGACCGGCGTCACGCTCAGCGCCCGGGCCGAGGACGGCGTCCGCCTCGACGGCACGCTGGTCAGCGGCACGGTGCGGGTCGCCCCGGCGGACAACGCCGCCGGCGCACTCGCCACCGTCGGCGACCTCCGGGTGGAGATCATCCGCCGGGGCCGGTCGCACGCGCTGCGCGTCCGCGACCCGCAGGCCGCCACCCGCACCGGCTTCACCGGGGTGCCCGCCTACGCCCCCGACCCCGCGTGGGTGGTGGCCGGCACCCTCACTCCGCTGCCCGAGCCGCGCGAGATCACCGTGGACGCCGTCGTGGCCGGACTGCACCACCGGCGCACCGCCGTCGGCACCGTGCGCTTCACCGCGGCCGGGCAGGAGCACACGCTCACCGCGCTCGCCGGCCCGGACGACGCCAGCCTCGTGCTGCACTTCCGGGACGCCACCAACGGCGTCACCACCGCGCCCAACGCCCGCACCCTCACCATCCCCGCCGCCGACGCGGACGGCCGCGTCACCATCGACTTCAACCGGGCGGTCAACCTGCCCTGCGCCTTCACCGACTTCGCCACCTGCCCGCTGCCCCCGGCGGAGAACCGGCTGCCGATCGCCGTCGAGGCCGGCGAACGGAACCCCCGGTGAGCACCGCGCCGCCCGACGAGCACCCCGGCCACGCGCCACCGGCCCAGATCCCGGCACCGGTCACGGGCCCGATCCCGGGACTGGTGGTGCGCCGGGTGCGGATGACCGACCCGGCCGTCCGCCCCATGCTGGCCGAGCTCGACCACGAGTACCGCACGCGCTACGCCCAGGCCGCCTCCGCGGAGATGCACCGCTACCCGCCCGAGGAGTTCGACCCCCCGGACGGCGCGGTGATCCTGCTGGAGGAGCACGGCACGGCCGTCGCGGGCGGCGCCTTCCGCCGCTACAACGCGACCACCGCCGAGTTCAAGCGCATCTGGACCTCCTCCCGGCACCGCCGGCGCGGCCTCGCCCGGCGCGTGCTGGCCGAACTGGAGGCCGAGGCGGCCCGCCGCGGCTACCAGCGCGTCCACCTCACCACCGGGCCGCGCCAACCCGAGGCGCACGCCCTCTACCTCGCCACCGGCTACACCCCGCGCTACGACCGGTCGCTGCCGCCGGAGGTGGTCGGCATCCACCCCTTCGACAAGCCCCTCGCCCCCCGTCCCCACACGCCCGGGCGGCACCACCCGGACAAGGAGAGACCCCGATGAAGACCGTCCCCGGCGTGCCGCCGCCGGCCGACGGCGCCGCCGCGCGCGCCGTCGTCGGCGATGCGCCCGTCGGCCATGCGCCCGTCGGCCACGCGGCCGGTCCGCGAGGCGGGACACCGATCGCGGAGACGCCCGAGGAGGAACCGACCGTCATACCGGCGCGCCGCCCCTGGCGGTGGGTCGGCAGCGCCGTCGTGCTGCTCCTGCTCGCCATGGCCGTCAACGCGCTGGTCACCAACCCCGCCTGGGACTGGGCCACGGTGGGGGAGTACCTGTTCGCGGACTCCATCGTCTCCGCGGTCGGCGTCACCCTCCAGCTCACCGTGGCCGGGATCGTCCTCGGCTTCGCGCTGGGCGCCGTCGTCGCCCTGATGCGGCTGTCCCGCAGCCCGCTGCTGTCCGCCACCGCCTGGGGCTACGTCTGGCTGTTCCGCTCAGTCCCGCTGATCCTGCAACTGCTGTTCTGGTACAACCTGGCCCTGCTCTACGACGAGATCAGCTTCGGCATCCCGTTCGGCCCCTCCTTCGTCTCGGTGGGGACCATGGAGCTGATCGGGCCGATGACCGCCGCCACGCTGGGCCTCGCCCTGCACCAGGCGGCCTACGCGGCCGAGATCGTCCGCGCCGGCATCCTCTCGGTGGACCAGGGGCAGCTGGAGGCCGCCGCCGCCCTCGGCATCCCGCGGGGCCGTCAGCTGCGCCGCATCGTGCTGCCGCAGGCCATGCGGACCATCGTCCCGAACGCCGGCAACGAGCTGATCGGCCTGGTCAAGGGCACCTCGGTGGTCTACGTCATGGCACTGCCGGAGCTCTTCTACCAGGTGCAGGTGATCTACGGCCGCAACGGCCGGGTGATCGCCCTGCTGCTGGTGGCCACCATCTGGTACCTCGCCCTGACCACCGTGATGTCCGTCGCCCAGTACTACATCGAGCGGCGCTTCGCCCGCGGCACCCAGCGCACGCTGCCACCGACCCCGGTGCAGCGCCTGCGCCTGGCGCTCGCCCAGCGCCGCGCCCCGGCAGGCAGGGAGGTGCCCGGTGCCAGCGGCTGACCGGACCACCGAGGACGCGCCCGCGACCGAGCCGGCGACCGAGCCCGTCACCGAGCCCGCTCGGGCGGACGGGGGCCCGCACATGGTGGACGTGCGCGGGCTGCACAAGTCCTTCGGCGCCCGCCACGTGCTGCGCGGTGTGGACCTGCGGGTGCGCCCCGGCGAGGTGGCGGTGCTGCTCGGACCCTCCGGCTCCGGCAAGTCCACCCTGCTGCGCAGCATCAACCACCTGGAGAAGGTCGACCGGGGCCGGGTCCGGGTGGACGGCGAGCTGATCGGCTACCGCCAGGTCGGCCCGGCTCGGCTGCGCGAACTGAGCGAGCGGGAGATCCTGCGGCAGCGCACCCGCATCGGCTTCGTCTTCCAGGACTTCAACCTCTTCCCGCACCTGACGGCGCTGGAGAACATCGTCGAGGCGCCGGTGTCCGCCCAGCGCCGCCCGAGGGCCGAGGCCGAGCGCCTGGCGCGGGCCCTGCTCGACCGGGTGGGCCTCGGCGACCGCGGCGACAGCTATCCGCGTCAGCTCTCCGGCGGCCAGCAGCAGCGGGTGGCGATCGCTCGGGCGCTGGCCCTGGAACCCAAGCTGGTGCTGTTCGACGAGCCCACCTCCGCCCTGGACCCGGAGTCGGTGGGCGAGGTGCTCGACGTGATGCGGTCCCTGGCCGCCGGCGGCACCACGATGCTCGTCGTCACCCACGA
Coding sequences:
- a CDS encoding amino acid ABC transporter permease; translation: MKTVPGVPPPADGAAARAVVGDAPVGHAPVGHAAGPRGGTPIAETPEEEPTVIPARRPWRWVGSAVVLLLLAMAVNALVTNPAWDWATVGEYLFADSIVSAVGVTLQLTVAGIVLGFALGAVVALMRLSRSPLLSATAWGYVWLFRSVPLILQLLFWYNLALLYDEISFGIPFGPSFVSVGTMELIGPMTAATLGLALHQAAYAAEIVRAGILSVDQGQLEAAAALGIPRGRQLRRIVLPQAMRTIVPNAGNELIGLVKGTSVVYVMALPELFYQVQVIYGRNGRVIALLLVATIWYLALTTVMSVAQYYIERRFARGTQRTLPPTPVQRLRLALAQRRAPAGREVPGASG
- a CDS encoding DUF1684 domain-containing protein; this translates as MTTDVRPAQSSTDDAFAAEWADWHARREEELRAPHGWLSLTALHWLDETPAEYPPLPGEWSATPETGVTLSARAEDGVRLDGTLVSGTVRVAPADNAAGALATVGDLRVEIIRRGRSHALRVRDPQAATRTGFTGVPAYAPDPAWVVAGTLTPLPEPREITVDAVVAGLHHRRTAVGTVRFTAAGQEHTLTALAGPDDASLVLHFRDATNGVTTAPNARTLTIPAADADGRVTIDFNRAVNLPCAFTDFATCPLPPAENRLPIAVEAGERNPR
- a CDS encoding amino acid ABC transporter ATP-binding protein; amino-acid sequence: MVDVRGLHKSFGARHVLRGVDLRVRPGEVAVLLGPSGSGKSTLLRSINHLEKVDRGRVRVDGELIGYRQVGPARLRELSEREILRQRTRIGFVFQDFNLFPHLTALENIVEAPVSAQRRPRAEAERLARALLDRVGLGDRGDSYPRQLSGGQQQRVAIARALALEPKLVLFDEPTSALDPESVGEVLDVMRSLAAGGTTMLVVTHEIGFAREVADTVIFMDDGRIVEQGPPASVLDAPREERTRAFLRKVL
- a CDS encoding GNAT family N-acetyltransferase, with product MTDPAVRPMLAELDHEYRTRYAQAASAEMHRYPPEEFDPPDGAVILLEEHGTAVAGGAFRRYNATTAEFKRIWTSSRHRRRGLARRVLAELEAEAARRGYQRVHLTTGPRQPEAHALYLATGYTPRYDRSLPPEVVGIHPFDKPLAPRPHTPGRHHPDKERPR